One stretch of Variovorax sp. 54 DNA includes these proteins:
- a CDS encoding spermidine synthase, giving the protein MASTAHKKTLVLPEVNFSDWGDIRYLHLGTEWVQGSMKLDAPFEIELEYVQRMMAWLLFVDSKGVGNRHAMQLGLGAATLTKFSRKTLRMRTTAVELNPQVVAACRGWFKLPADDLKLRVVIADAAEEIRKPEWQGTVDALQVDLYDHEAAAPVLDSEDFYADCRALLTEDGCMTVNLFGRSSSYERSLEKIAAAFGADAVWAFKPTREGNTVVLAQRTPSRPKREVLAERAQTIQTRWGLPAPKWLRVFKPMTLSLTT; this is encoded by the coding sequence ATGGCTTCCACCGCACACAAGAAAACCCTCGTTCTCCCTGAAGTCAACTTTTCCGACTGGGGCGACATCCGCTACCTGCACCTGGGCACCGAATGGGTCCAGGGCTCGATGAAGCTCGACGCACCCTTCGAGATCGAGCTCGAGTACGTGCAGCGCATGATGGCCTGGCTGCTGTTCGTCGACAGCAAGGGCGTGGGCAACCGCCACGCGATGCAGCTCGGCCTGGGCGCGGCCACGCTCACCAAGTTCAGCCGCAAGACGCTGCGCATGCGCACCACCGCGGTCGAGCTGAACCCGCAGGTGGTGGCGGCCTGCCGCGGCTGGTTCAAGCTGCCGGCCGACGACCTGAAGCTGCGCGTGGTGATCGCCGATGCGGCCGAGGAAATCCGCAAGCCCGAATGGCAAGGCACGGTCGACGCGCTGCAGGTCGACCTGTACGACCACGAGGCCGCCGCGCCGGTGCTCGACAGCGAAGACTTCTATGCCGACTGCCGCGCGCTGCTCACCGAAGACGGCTGCATGACGGTCAACTTGTTCGGCCGCTCGTCGAGCTACGAGCGCAGCCTCGAGAAAATCGCCGCCGCCTTCGGTGCCGATGCGGTGTGGGCCTTCAAGCCGACGCGCGAAGGCAACACGGTGGTGCTGGCCCAGCGCACACCGTCGCGCCCGAAGCGCGAGGTGCTTGCCGAGCGCGCCCAAACCATCCAGACTCGCTGGGGCCTGCCTGCGCCGAAATGGCTGCGGGTGTTCAAGCCGATGACGCTTTCCCTCACCACCTGA
- a CDS encoding phenylacetic acid degradation protein PaaY has product MPSYSIDGVIPVVDPSAYVHPTAVLIGDVVVGPHCYVGPCASLRGDFGRIVLQEGSNVQDHCCIHGFPDNDTVVEVNGHIGHGAILHSCIVRRDALVGMNAVVMDEAEVGEQAIVAACAFVPAGMKVPARSLAAGIPAKVRRELSDEEIAWKLEGTHTYQALTVRSLASLHEVTPLAEVEKDRPRLPATDVKSLIATRRG; this is encoded by the coding sequence ATGCCCAGCTATTCCATCGACGGCGTGATTCCTGTCGTCGACCCGAGCGCCTACGTGCATCCCACGGCCGTGCTGATCGGCGACGTGGTCGTCGGCCCGCACTGTTATGTGGGCCCCTGCGCCAGCCTGCGCGGCGACTTCGGCCGCATCGTGCTGCAGGAGGGCTCCAACGTGCAGGACCATTGCTGCATCCACGGCTTTCCCGACAACGACACGGTGGTGGAGGTCAACGGCCACATCGGTCACGGCGCGATCCTGCACAGCTGCATCGTGCGGCGCGACGCGCTGGTCGGCATGAACGCGGTGGTGATGGACGAGGCCGAGGTGGGCGAGCAAGCCATCGTCGCGGCTTGCGCCTTCGTGCCCGCCGGCATGAAGGTGCCCGCGCGCTCGCTCGCAGCGGGCATTCCGGCCAAGGTGCGGCGCGAGCTCAGCGACGAAGAGATCGCCTGGAAGCTCGAAGGCACCCACACCTACCAGGCGCTGACCGTGCGCAGCCTCGCGAGCCTGCACGAGGTGACGCCGCTCGCCGAGGTCGAAAAAGACCGGCCGCGCCTGCCCGCCACCGACGTGAAATCCCTGATCGCTACCCGCCGCGGGTAG
- a CDS encoding VWA domain-containing protein, whose protein sequence is MTFLWPQFLWLLAALPLLVLLYVWLIRRKKKMAVRYASLSIVREAMGPGQSLRRHIPPLLFLVAMAAMLVAAARPMAVVVLPSNQQTIILAMDVSGSMRAADVLPNRLVAAQEAAKSFIKDLPRHVKVGIVAFAGSAQVAQLPTTNHDDLVTAIDSFQLQRATATGNAIVVSLATLFPDAGIDISQFSAPSRQRGIPIDQNEKQLKEFTPVAPGSFTSAAIIMLTDGQRTTGVDPLDAAKAAADRGVRIYTVGVGTVDGETIGFEGWSMRVRLDEETLKAIANKTSAEYFYAGTASDLKKVYETLSSKLTVEKKETEISALFALGAAVLTLLSAGLSLLWFNRIL, encoded by the coding sequence ATGACATTCCTCTGGCCTCAATTCCTCTGGCTGCTGGCGGCCTTGCCGCTGCTGGTGCTGCTCTATGTCTGGCTGATCCGCCGCAAGAAGAAGATGGCGGTGCGCTACGCCAGCCTGTCGATCGTGCGCGAGGCCATGGGCCCGGGCCAGAGCCTGCGGCGCCACATTCCGCCGCTGCTGTTCCTGGTGGCCATGGCCGCCATGCTCGTGGCGGCGGCGCGGCCGATGGCGGTGGTGGTGCTGCCGTCGAACCAGCAGACCATCATCCTGGCGATGGACGTGTCGGGCAGCATGCGCGCGGCCGACGTGCTGCCCAACCGCCTGGTGGCGGCGCAGGAGGCGGCCAAGAGCTTCATCAAGGACCTGCCGCGCCACGTGAAGGTGGGCATCGTCGCCTTCGCGGGCAGCGCGCAGGTGGCGCAGTTGCCCACCACCAACCACGACGACCTCGTGACGGCCATCGACAGCTTCCAGCTGCAGCGCGCCACGGCGACGGGCAACGCCATCGTGGTGTCGCTGGCCACGCTGTTCCCCGACGCGGGCATCGACATCTCGCAGTTCAGCGCACCGAGCCGACAGCGCGGCATTCCGATCGACCAGAACGAGAAGCAGCTGAAAGAGTTCACGCCCGTGGCACCCGGCTCGTTCACCTCGGCCGCGATCATCATGCTGACCGACGGCCAGCGCACCACCGGTGTCGACCCGCTCGACGCCGCCAAGGCCGCGGCCGACCGCGGCGTGCGCATCTACACGGTGGGCGTGGGCACGGTCGACGGCGAAACCATCGGCTTCGAAGGCTGGTCGATGCGCGTGCGGCTGGACGAAGAAACCCTCAAGGCCATCGCCAACAAGACCAGCGCCGAGTACTTCTACGCCGGCACCGCGAGCGACCTGAAGAAGGTCTACGAAACGCTGAGCTCCAAGCTCACCGTGGAGAAGAAAGAAACCGAGATCTCGGCCCTGTTCGCGCTGGGCGCTGCGGTGCTCACGCTGCTGTCGGCGGGGCTGTCGCTGCTCTGGTTCAACCGGATTCTTTAG
- a CDS encoding S1C family serine protease, with translation MRRPAFYSRSPRTLPPAAEPAAGSPADAAAVAEAVQAPPPRARWQPGRRAFALLTVAFMALAAGGAYWAPRHAGKALTQKDIDAAVLRTLQTNTLPSPAARAADIVRPSVVRVVGYGPEKATPEAKTQKRGRNMAKGKPPEAPADGGTPGEVERGVGTGVVIVDKGVILTNLHVVAGAEKIKVTFADGLEAIAVITGVQPENDLAVLQAQKIPDDLIPAVMRSTADLRPGDQVAAVGFPFGIGPSVSAGVVSGLKRSFRSPEGKQELGNLIQFDAAANPGNSGGPLINMDGEVLGIVTAILNPTQQRTFIGIAFAVPIENAASAAGSPPF, from the coding sequence ATGCGCAGGCCCGCTTTCTACAGCCGCTCGCCCCGCACGCTGCCGCCGGCCGCAGAACCGGCGGCCGGGTCGCCGGCGGATGCCGCGGCTGTGGCCGAGGCCGTGCAAGCCCCACCCCCTCGCGCACGCTGGCAGCCCGGACGCCGCGCCTTCGCACTGCTCACCGTCGCCTTCATGGCCCTCGCCGCGGGCGGCGCCTACTGGGCACCGCGCCACGCCGGCAAGGCGCTCACGCAAAAAGACATCGACGCCGCCGTGCTGCGCACGCTGCAGACCAACACCCTCCCCTCACCCGCTGCCAGGGCCGCCGACATCGTGCGGCCCTCGGTCGTGCGCGTGGTCGGCTACGGCCCCGAGAAGGCCACGCCCGAGGCCAAGACCCAGAAGCGTGGCCGCAACATGGCCAAGGGCAAGCCGCCCGAGGCGCCCGCCGATGGCGGCACGCCGGGCGAGGTCGAACGCGGCGTGGGCACGGGCGTGGTGATCGTCGACAAGGGCGTGATCCTCACCAACCTGCACGTGGTTGCCGGCGCCGAGAAGATCAAGGTCACCTTCGCCGACGGCCTGGAAGCCATCGCCGTCATCACCGGCGTGCAGCCCGAGAACGACCTCGCGGTGCTGCAGGCGCAGAAGATTCCCGACGACCTGATTCCCGCCGTGATGCGCTCCACCGCCGACCTGCGCCCCGGCGACCAGGTGGCCGCCGTGGGCTTTCCGTTCGGCATCGGGCCCTCGGTGTCGGCCGGCGTGGTGTCGGGCCTGAAGCGCTCCTTTCGCTCGCCCGAGGGCAAGCAGGAGCTGGGTAACCTGATCCAGTTCGACGCCGCCGCCAATCCCGGCAACTCCGGCGGGCCGCTCATCAACATGGACGGCGAGGTGCTCGGCATCGTCACCGCCATCCTCAACCCGACGCAGCAGCGCACCTTCATCGGCATCGCCTTCGCGGTGCCGATCGAGAACGCCGCCTCTGCGGCCGGCTCGCCGCCTTTCTGA
- a CDS encoding DNA-deoxyinosine glycosylase: MTPTAVPSPTVAAATVGTVLTGLAPLVSSNTRVLILGSFPGVKSLVQQQYYAHPQNQFWKILHALWPDPPLPTGADSYRARCDWLLDRGLGVWDVYGACEREGSLDTAIRSPVVNDIAGLQLPKLAAIAHNGGESFKHARHTRALGVPVYSLPSTSPANASWSFERKLAAWREVFVAHHLL, from the coding sequence ATGACACCGACCGCCGTCCCGTCCCCGACTGTTGCCGCCGCCACCGTCGGCACGGTGCTGACCGGCCTCGCGCCCCTCGTCTCTTCGAACACACGTGTGCTCATTCTCGGCAGCTTCCCGGGCGTCAAGTCGCTCGTGCAGCAGCAGTACTATGCGCATCCCCAAAATCAGTTCTGGAAGATCTTGCACGCCCTCTGGCCCGACCCCCCGCTTCCGACGGGCGCAGACAGCTACCGCGCGCGCTGCGACTGGCTGCTCGATCGCGGCCTCGGCGTGTGGGACGTGTACGGCGCCTGCGAGCGCGAGGGCAGCCTCGACACAGCCATCCGCTCACCGGTCGTGAACGACATCGCCGGCCTGCAGTTGCCGAAGCTCGCAGCCATCGCCCACAACGGCGGCGAGAGCTTCAAGCACGCACGCCACACGCGCGCCCTCGGCGTGCCGGTCTATTCATTGCCATCCACCAGCCCCGCCAACGCGTCATGGTCCTTCGAGCGCAAGCTCGCGGCCTGGCGCGAGGTCTTCGTTGCCCACCACCTTCTCTGA
- a CDS encoding TetR/AcrR family transcriptional regulator, with protein sequence MPRGRSATYDDQRELILAQAAQLFARRGYPATSMNQVAEACNLSKATLYHYYKDKSSLLISIAETHVSKLAALVAEEEANPHTDEERLRRFIYRIVEEYAGAQDAHRVLTDDVRFLADEDRERVLDQERAVVAGFARAVSALRPGAPSDELAKPLTMLLFGMINWMFTWMKPGGRLDHAAIAPIVADLFLGGVGAVKLPPAAPSESAKESG encoded by the coding sequence ATGCCGCGTGGAAGATCCGCCACCTACGACGACCAGCGCGAACTGATCCTTGCGCAGGCCGCCCAGCTGTTCGCCCGCCGTGGCTACCCCGCGACCTCGATGAACCAGGTCGCCGAGGCCTGCAACCTGTCGAAGGCCACGCTCTACCACTACTACAAGGACAAGAGCAGCCTGCTCATCAGCATCGCCGAGACGCACGTCTCGAAGCTGGCGGCGCTGGTGGCCGAGGAAGAAGCCAACCCGCACACCGACGAGGAGCGGCTGCGCCGCTTCATCTACCGCATCGTCGAGGAGTACGCCGGCGCGCAGGACGCGCACCGCGTGCTCACCGACGACGTGCGTTTTCTCGCAGACGAAGACCGCGAGCGCGTGCTCGACCAGGAGCGCGCCGTGGTCGCGGGCTTTGCGCGTGCCGTGTCGGCGCTGCGCCCCGGCGCACCGAGCGACGAGCTCGCCAAGCCGCTGACCATGCTGCTGTTCGGCATGATCAACTGGATGTTCACCTGGATGAAGCCCGGCGGCCGGCTCGACCACGCGGCCATCGCGCCGATCGTGGCCGACCTGTTTTTGGGCGGGGTGGGGGCGGTGAAGCTGCCGCCCGCTGCCCCTTCGGAGAGCGCTAAAGAATCCGGTTGA
- a CDS encoding GspE/PulE family protein — translation MSAVPAAASAPAARHEGPLDLRRLIEWLATDGVISPMEAKRTIARCAQAESRQAPLVRLANVAMTREADGKPLDLEALTQWLAGRAGLTYLRIDPLKVDVGKVADTMSAGYAERHKVLPVQVLPNEVVVATAEPFLTDWIAEVERQSKRTVRRVVANPSDIQRYTAEFFALAKSVRAAQKAGGNTGGASFEQLVELGKSTKQLDANDQSVVQVVDWLWQYAFDQRASDIHLEPRREQGVIRFRIDGILHPAYQMPMGVMNAMVARIKLLGRMDVVEKRRPLDGRIKTRNMRGDEVEMRLSTLPTAFGEKMVMRIFDPDTAVKDLDALGFAQHDAQRWEQLVTRPNGIILVTGPTGSGKTTTLYSTLKRVATEEVNVSTVEDPIEMIEPSFNQTQVQPQLDFGFTEGLRALMRQDPDIIMVGEIRDLATAEMAVQAALTGHLVFSTLHTNDAPSAITRMMELGVPSYLITAVMLGVLAQRLVRTLCPHCKQPDDTVTRESLEAIVKPWQITGPVRAYKPVGCVDCRMTGYMGRMGLYELLSVTEPFKDQVTKEPNLTGLRRQAVIDGMRPLRLAGALRVAEGVTTIEEVLSATPPLE, via the coding sequence ATGAGCGCTGTACCCGCCGCCGCTTCCGCCCCCGCCGCCCGCCACGAAGGTCCGCTCGACCTGCGTCGCCTGATCGAATGGCTCGCCACCGATGGCGTGATCTCGCCGATGGAGGCCAAGCGCACCATCGCGCGCTGCGCCCAGGCCGAGAGCCGGCAGGCACCGCTGGTGCGCCTGGCCAATGTCGCCATGACGCGCGAGGCCGACGGCAAGCCGCTCGACCTCGAAGCGCTCACGCAGTGGCTCGCCGGCCGTGCCGGCCTGACCTACCTGCGCATCGATCCGCTCAAGGTCGACGTGGGCAAGGTGGCCGACACCATGAGCGCCGGGTATGCCGAGCGCCACAAGGTGCTGCCCGTGCAAGTTTTGCCGAACGAGGTGGTGGTGGCCACGGCCGAACCGTTTCTCACCGACTGGATCGCCGAGGTCGAGCGCCAGTCGAAGCGCACGGTGCGCCGCGTGGTGGCCAACCCGTCGGACATCCAGCGCTACACGGCTGAATTTTTCGCGCTCGCCAAGTCGGTGCGCGCCGCGCAGAAGGCCGGCGGCAACACCGGCGGCGCGAGCTTCGAGCAGCTGGTCGAGCTGGGCAAGAGCACCAAGCAGCTCGACGCCAACGACCAGAGCGTGGTGCAGGTGGTCGACTGGCTGTGGCAGTACGCCTTCGACCAGCGCGCCAGCGACATCCACCTGGAGCCGCGCCGCGAGCAGGGCGTGATCCGTTTCCGCATCGACGGCATCCTGCACCCCGCCTACCAGATGCCCATGGGCGTGATGAACGCGATGGTCGCGCGCATCAAGCTGCTGGGCCGCATGGACGTGGTCGAAAAGCGCCGTCCGCTCGACGGCCGCATCAAGACCCGCAACATGCGCGGCGACGAAGTCGAGATGCGTCTGTCCACCTTGCCGACCGCCTTCGGCGAGAAGATGGTCATGCGGATCTTCGACCCCGACACCGCGGTGAAAGACCTCGACGCGCTGGGCTTCGCGCAGCACGACGCGCAGCGCTGGGAACAGCTTGTCACGCGGCCGAACGGCATCATCCTGGTGACCGGGCCCACGGGTTCGGGCAAGACCACCACGCTGTATTCCACGCTCAAGCGCGTGGCGACCGAAGAGGTCAACGTGAGCACGGTCGAAGACCCGATCGAAATGATCGAGCCCTCGTTCAACCAGACGCAGGTGCAGCCGCAGCTCGACTTCGGTTTCACCGAAGGCCTGCGTGCGCTGATGCGGCAGGACCCGGACATCATCATGGTCGGCGAAATTCGCGACCTTGCCACCGCCGAGATGGCGGTGCAGGCCGCGCTCACCGGCCACCTCGTGTTCAGCACGCTGCACACCAACGACGCGCCGAGCGCCATCACGCGGATGATGGAACTGGGCGTGCCCTCGTACCTCATCACCGCCGTGATGCTGGGCGTGCTCGCGCAGCGGCTGGTGCGCACGCTGTGCCCGCATTGCAAGCAGCCCGACGACACGGTCACGCGCGAAAGCCTCGAGGCCATCGTCAAGCCGTGGCAGATCACCGGCCCCGTGCGAGCCTACAAGCCGGTGGGCTGCGTCGATTGCCGCATGACGGGCTACATGGGCCGCATGGGCCTGTACGAACTGCTGAGCGTGACCGAGCCTTTCAAGGACCAGGTCACGAAGGAGCCCAACCTCACCGGGCTGCGGCGCCAGGCCGTGATCGACGGCATGCGGCCGCTGCGATTGGCCGGCGCACTGCGCGTGGCCGAAGGCGTGACGACCATCGAGGAAGTGCTCAGCGCGACCCCTCCACTCGAGTAG
- a CDS encoding tripartite tricarboxylate transporter TctB family protein, with protein MKIKSQKDFFSGLMFTVVGVAFAWGATTYSVGSGARMGPGYFPLMLGILMALIGLGIMFSGLTVETTDGEKIGKWAWKQVVFILGANLAFGVLLGGLPSIGVPAMGMIIAIYALVIISSLAGHEFKLPTVLVLATILAIGSYVAFIWALKLQIQVWPTFITG; from the coding sequence GTGAAAATCAAAAGTCAGAAAGACTTTTTCTCGGGACTGATGTTCACCGTCGTGGGCGTGGCGTTCGCATGGGGCGCCACCACCTACAGCGTGGGCAGCGGCGCCCGCATGGGTCCGGGTTACTTCCCGTTGATGCTCGGCATCCTGATGGCCCTCATCGGTCTGGGCATCATGTTCAGCGGGCTCACCGTTGAAACGACCGACGGCGAAAAGATCGGCAAGTGGGCCTGGAAGCAAGTGGTGTTCATCCTGGGCGCCAACCTGGCCTTCGGCGTGCTGCTCGGCGGCCTGCCGAGCATCGGCGTGCCGGCCATGGGCATGATCATCGCGATCTACGCGCTCGTGATCATCTCGAGCCTCGCCGGCCACGAGTTCAAGCTGCCTACCGTGCTGGTCCTGGCCACCATCCTGGCCATCGGCAGCTACGTCGCATTCATCTGGGCGCTCAAGCTGCAGATCCAGGTCTGGCCGACCTTCATCACCGGTTGA
- a CDS encoding AAA family ATPase, with the protein MSTENPTSSTFSTAPATAELMEQILYEVKRVVVGQDRFLERVMVAMLAGGHLLVEGVPGLAKTLTIKTLADTVRGQFKRIQFTPDLVPADLVGTRIYNQKTGEFSTSLGPVFANLLLADEINRAPAKVQSALLEVMQERQVTIAGETHKVPRPFLVMATQNPIETEGTYPLPEAQVDRFMMKVMVDYPSDEEEFVIVQRVIGPAVSATPVATTEQLAELQAEARRVYVDPSLIQYAVKLVSATRTPEKHGLKDLRRFITFGASPRASISLTEGARALALLRGRSYALPEDMSALVPDVLRHRVTLSYEGLSEGLTPDGLIEKIMKAVPAPPKPLEHEKLVA; encoded by the coding sequence ATGAGCACAGAAAACCCGACCTCGTCGACCTTTTCCACGGCCCCCGCCACCGCCGAGCTGATGGAGCAGATCCTCTACGAGGTGAAGCGCGTGGTCGTGGGGCAAGACCGCTTTCTCGAGCGCGTGATGGTCGCGATGCTCGCGGGCGGCCACCTGCTGGTCGAGGGCGTGCCGGGGCTGGCCAAGACGCTCACCATCAAGACGCTGGCCGACACCGTGCGCGGCCAGTTCAAGCGCATCCAGTTCACGCCCGACCTGGTGCCGGCCGACCTCGTGGGCACGCGCATCTACAACCAGAAGACGGGCGAGTTCAGCACCTCGCTGGGCCCGGTGTTCGCCAACCTGCTGCTGGCCGACGAGATCAACCGCGCGCCGGCCAAGGTGCAGAGCGCGCTGCTCGAAGTGATGCAGGAGCGCCAGGTCACCATCGCCGGCGAAACGCACAAGGTGCCGCGCCCCTTTCTCGTGATGGCCACGCAGAACCCGATCGAGACCGAGGGCACCTACCCGCTGCCCGAGGCGCAGGTCGACCGCTTCATGATGAAGGTGATGGTTGATTACCCGAGCGACGAAGAAGAATTCGTGATCGTGCAGCGCGTGATCGGCCCGGCCGTCTCGGCCACGCCGGTCGCCACCACCGAACAGCTGGCCGAGCTGCAGGCCGAGGCGCGGCGCGTGTACGTCGACCCCTCGCTCATTCAATACGCCGTGAAGCTGGTGTCGGCCACGCGAACGCCCGAGAAGCACGGCCTGAAAGACCTGCGCCGCTTCATCACCTTCGGCGCCAGCCCGCGCGCGAGCATCAGCCTCACCGAAGGCGCGCGCGCCCTGGCGCTGCTGCGCGGTCGCAGCTACGCACTGCCCGAAGACATGAGCGCGCTGGTGCCCGACGTGCTGCGCCACCGCGTGACGCTGTCCTACGAAGGCCTGTCCGAAGGGCTCACGCCCGACGGGCTGATCGAAAAGATCATGAAGGCCGTGCCTGCACCCCCCAAGCCGTTGGAACATGAAAAGCTGGTGGCGTAA
- a CDS encoding DUF58 domain-containing protein produces the protein MKSWWRKAPEAANDDRLAIEAGGAERALRRLEWTVIRRLDGLLQGDYRTLMRGTGLDLADLREYQHHDDVRHIDWNVTARLQTPHVRVFTEDREMSAWFVLDLSRSVDFGSGLKAKREISAGFVGVLARLLTRHGNRVGALVYGRDLEAVIPPRTGRRHVLHLLHAMEKRANQAEAAPTQKGMTRLADLLTSAASLMPRRSTVFVVSDFLSEPGWERPLGQLVQRHEVIAVRLFDPLELELPDLGLVPLRDAETGEQLWVDTHDAGFRKRFARLAAERETTLRTTLARAGVDALELSTNDDLVEAIVRFADLRKRRVRGVAAGGGKAVVAA, from the coding sequence ATGAAAAGCTGGTGGCGTAAGGCCCCCGAGGCCGCGAACGACGACCGGCTCGCGATCGAAGCCGGCGGGGCCGAACGCGCGCTGCGCCGGCTCGAATGGACCGTGATCCGCCGCCTCGACGGCCTGCTGCAGGGCGACTACCGCACGCTGATGCGCGGCACCGGCCTCGACCTGGCCGACCTGCGCGAGTACCAGCACCACGACGACGTGCGCCACATCGACTGGAACGTCACCGCCCGCCTGCAGACGCCGCACGTGCGCGTGTTCACCGAAGACCGCGAGATGTCCGCGTGGTTCGTGCTCGACCTGAGCCGCTCGGTCGATTTCGGCTCGGGCCTGAAGGCCAAGCGCGAAATCTCGGCCGGCTTCGTCGGCGTGCTTGCGCGGCTGCTCACGCGACACGGCAACCGGGTCGGCGCGCTGGTCTACGGCCGCGACCTCGAGGCCGTGATTCCGCCGCGCACCGGCCGCCGCCACGTGCTGCACCTGCTGCACGCGATGGAAAAGCGCGCGAACCAGGCCGAGGCCGCGCCCACGCAGAAAGGCATGACGCGCCTGGCCGACCTGCTGACCTCGGCCGCCTCGCTCATGCCGCGCCGCTCGACCGTGTTCGTGGTGTCCGACTTTCTCAGCGAGCCCGGCTGGGAGCGCCCGCTGGGCCAATTGGTGCAGCGGCATGAAGTGATTGCCGTGCGCCTGTTCGATCCGCTCGAACTCGAGCTGCCCGACCTCGGCCTGGTGCCGCTGCGCGACGCCGAGACCGGCGAGCAGCTGTGGGTCGACACCCATGACGCGGGGTTCCGCAAACGCTTTGCGCGGCTGGCCGCCGAGCGCGAAACCACCCTGCGCACCACGCTGGCCCGGGCCGGCGTCGACGCCCTCGAACTCTCGACCAATGACGACCTGGTCGAAGCCATCGTGCGATTCGCGGACCTGCGCAAGCGCCGGGTTCGTGGCGTCGCAGCGGGTGGCGGGAAGGCGGTGGTGGCGGCATGA
- a CDS encoding TatD family hydrolase translates to MAAFVDTHCHLDAPEFGAEMPVIRARAAAQGVVLCVIPAVAAFNFATVRELAHKQGDAYALGIHPLCTGEASDADLQTLDAELHARRDDPRLVAVGEIGLDYFVEGLDADKQERFFHTQLQLARKHGLPVLIHVRRSVDKVLKHLRQTAGGRPWQGIAHAFNGSEQQAQACIEIGLKLGFGGAVTFERALQLRRLAATLPMDALVMETDAPDIQPHWLYRTQAQREAGQPQGRNEPGELPRIAEVVAQLRGIDIASLAENTTRNAVAALPKLQSLLNVSEGRPPAA, encoded by the coding sequence ATGGCTGCGTTTGTCGATACCCACTGTCACCTCGATGCGCCCGAATTCGGGGCGGAGATGCCTGTCATCCGCGCCCGCGCCGCCGCGCAGGGCGTGGTGCTGTGCGTCATTCCGGCGGTGGCGGCCTTCAACTTCGCCACCGTGCGCGAACTGGCGCACAAGCAGGGCGACGCCTACGCGCTGGGCATCCACCCGCTGTGCACGGGCGAGGCGAGCGACGCCGACCTGCAGACGCTCGACGCCGAACTGCACGCACGCCGCGACGACCCGCGCCTGGTGGCGGTCGGCGAGATCGGGCTCGACTACTTCGTCGAAGGCCTGGACGCCGACAAACAGGAACGCTTCTTTCACACTCAGTTGCAACTGGCGCGCAAGCACGGGCTGCCCGTGCTCATCCATGTGCGGCGCTCGGTCGACAAGGTGCTCAAGCACCTGCGCCAGACCGCGGGCGGGCGGCCGTGGCAGGGCATCGCGCATGCATTCAACGGCAGCGAGCAGCAGGCGCAGGCCTGCATCGAGATCGGGCTCAAACTGGGTTTCGGCGGCGCCGTGACCTTCGAGCGCGCGCTGCAACTGCGCCGCCTCGCGGCCACGCTGCCGATGGACGCGTTGGTGATGGAAACCGACGCGCCCGACATCCAGCCGCATTGGCTCTACCGCACGCAGGCACAGCGCGAGGCCGGGCAGCCGCAGGGCCGCAACGAGCCCGGCGAGCTGCCGCGCATTGCGGAAGTGGTGGCGCAATTGCGGGGCATCGACATCGCGTCGCTGGCTGAAAACACGACGCGCAATGCGGTGGCGGCCCTGCCGAAGCTCCAAAGTCTGCTGAACGTGTCGGAGGGGCGTCCGCCTGCCGCGTAG